In Gambusia affinis linkage group LG06, SWU_Gaff_1.0, whole genome shotgun sequence, one DNA window encodes the following:
- the sik3 gene encoding serine/threonine-protein kinase SIK3 homolog isoform X1 — MRAAQGCLLFPQRGEKMAAVSSGGAAGSAAAAITHPARPTHAGMVSQNRAPPSSGINPNGRTTTATGCITNPGHTSATRPPPARVGHYEIERTIGKGNFAVVKLATHIITKAKVAIKIVDKTQLDDENLKKIFREVQIMKLLKHPHIIRLYQVMETEKMIYLVTEYASGGEIFDHLVAHGRMAEKDARKKFKQIVAAVHFCHCRNIVHRDLKAENLLLDHNLNIKIADFGFSNIFSRGQLLKTWCGSPPYAAPELFEGKEYDGPKVDIWSLGVVLYVLVCGALPFDGSTLQNLRARVLSGKFRIPFFMSTDCEYLIRHMLVLEPSRRLSMEQICKNKWMRQGDPDPDFDRLIAECEQVKTEREIELINEQVLMAMSEMGLDRERTIQSLQTDAYDHYSAIYSLLAERLKKHKTLRVAPPPPRSISYPLNAVQQTDQQGNPVGMTVPHVQLINPENQIVEPDGNMALDSDEGEEPSPEAMARYLSMRRHTVGVPDQRTEMQEELQKLPPGFPRGVIPQPPFPQLAPTMAQMHTLMPTQSLQPTQQLEYKEQSLLQPPTLQLLNGMGPLGRRASDGGANIQLHAQLLKRPRGPSPLVTSPHPNTAVAPVDEEGSDGEPDQEAVQRYLANRSKRHTTHVLPSTSHGEPSTESQRPQGPRQRAGWVPDTYARSTYKDCNTLHLPMERFSPVRRFSDGAASIQAFKAHLENSSLIKQLKQECEQLQKKYAAQQDERFLEHTQQQHILYQQEQQILHQQIQGLSLGHGESQPSHLTHQLQRLHIQPSSPPPTHPSNHLFRQPNQSSPPGSAGLMQGHAAQSSVQYQHGAPALYQGQSGSPPPTGLPRVTLPANPQTAPGRPAVPLAPGVPQQQQVTIQVQDVELGGGAQRPGSFLSTPGGHRVLGKQLSADNAETHSRSLGRFTSAYDQAHFNPHLFSSDAASRGASGVVGSYNPYLQAASLKVPGLEGYQSGAVGTGSYGTPSTLQQALLSPTPLDYRPPQQHVTPTLQGLLSPRHSLTGHADPRLPPQDLAALLKRQNLRQCPAPQTPPSGAAQEFGEMLLLRQLSPGDTLEPAVAQPASGGQHYHHLLQIQPPEVQQQPQHVTQAPCPSLPHSESMEEDEAPAGYHHPHEGLLAKAGDAHELLGPPRGGTPPYNSPTHRHGAYIRSPPASRESEHVECRPQGQAMEVPDHNGLNYQRGPQSEVYRSRGQLQRHHTIQTCDDAYDQADPMSGMSLLAGKALSSARMSDILSQTSLTGSQQLHQREESVCDVEGELHAAACYPSSCTSDMLLSYKPPDLQYSMEQAGV, encoded by the exons GTGGCTATAAAAATTGTGGATAAGACCCAGCTGGACGACGAAAACTTGAAAAAGATCTTCAGAGAGGTGCAAATCATGAAGTTGCTGAAGCACCCCCACATCATCCGCCTCTACCAG GTGATGGAGACAGAGAAGATGATCTATCTGGTAACAGAGTACGCGAGTGGGGGAGAGATATTCG ACCACCTGGTGGCCCACGGGCGCATGGCCGAAAAGGACGCCAGGAAGAAGTTCAAGCAGATTGTGGCAGCGGTCCACTTCTGTCACTGCCGCAACATTGTCCACAGAGACTTGAAGGCTGAGAATCTGTTACTGGACCACAACCTAAACATTAAAATCGCAG ATTTTGGCTTCAGCAACATATTTTCCCGAGGTCAGCTGTTGAAGACGTGGTGTGGCAGCCCTCCCTATGCTGCTCCAGAGCTTTTTGAGGGTAAAGAGTACGATGGACCCAAAGTAGATATATGG AGTTTAGGTGTGGTGTTATATGTGCTGGTGTGTGGCGCCTTACCCTTTGATGGCAGCACTCTCCAAAATTTGCGAGCGCGTGTCCTCAGTGGAAAGTTCCGCATCCCCTTTTTCATGTCCACAG ACTGTGAGTACTTAATTAGACACATGTTAGTTCTGGAGCCCAGCAGACGGTTGAGTATGGAGCAGATCTGTAAGAACAAGTGGATGAGACAAGGAGACCCAGACCCAGACTTCGACAGG TTGATAGCGGAGTGTGAGCAGGTGAAGACGGAGAGAGAGATAGAGCTAATCAATGAGCAGGTGCTGATGGCCATGTCTGAGATGGGCTTGGACCGAGAGCGCACAATTCAG TCCCTGCAAACAGATGCATATGATCACTACAGTGCCATCTACAGCCTGCTCGCGGAACGCCTCAAGAAACACAAGACGCTGCGTGTCGCACCGCCCCCGCCACGTTCCATTAGCTACCCTCTAAATGCCGTTCAG CAGACAGACCAACAAGGTAATCCTGTTGGCATGACCGTGCCCCATGTCCAGCTCATCAACCCAGAGAACCAAATTGTAGAG ccTGATGGTAACATGGCCCTGGACAGTGATGAAGGGGAGGAGCCGTCTCCAGAGGCAATGGCTCGCTACCTTTCAATGAGGCGGCACACTGTGGGGGTACCAGACCAAAG GACAGAGATGCAGGAAGAACTCCAAAAGCTTCCACCAGGTTTCCCTCGTGGTGTGATCCCTCAACCCCCCTTCCCCCAACTTGCCCCCACTATGGCCCAAATGCACACTCTCATGCCCACACAGAGCTTGCAGCCTACACAGCAGCTGGAGTACAAG GAGCAATCGCTGCTGCAGCCGCCTACCCTGCAGCTGCTCAATGGCATGGGGCCTCTGGGCCGAAGAGCTTCCGATGGCGGGGCCAACATTCAGCTGCACGCTCAGCTCCTGAAGAGGCCCAGAGGGCCCTCGCCGCTCGTCACCAGCCCG CATCCTAACACCGCTGTAGCTCCGGTGGATGAGGAGGGTTCAGATGGAGAGCCAGACCAAGAGGCGGTGCAGAG GTACCTGGCGAACCGCTCCAAGCGGCACACGACGCACGTGCTCCCAAGCACATCGCATGGCGAGCCCTCGACAGAGTCACAGCGGCCCCAGGGCCCCCGCCAGAGGGCCGGCTGGGTGCCTGACACATACGCCCG ATCCACCTATAAGGACTGTAACACCCTCCACCTCCCCATGGAGCGCTTCTCTCCTGTCAGACGCTTCTCTGATGGCGCCGCTTCCATCCAGGCCTTCAAGGCTCACCTGGAGAACAGCAGCCTCATAAAGCAGCTCAAGCAG GAGTGTGAGCAGCTCCAGAAGAAGTATGCTGCCCAGCAGGATGAACGCTTCCTTGAGCACacccagcagcagcacattCTGTACCAGCAAGAGCAACAAATCCTTCACCAGCAAATCCAG GGTCTGTCTTTAGGCCATGGAGAGAGCCAGCCCAGTCACTTAACCCACCAGCTCCAGAG GTTGCACATCCAGCCCTCCAGCCCTCCGCCAACACATCCCAGCAACCACCTCTTCAGACAACCCAATCAGAGTTCTCCGCCTGGCTCTGCAGGCCTAATGCAAGGGCATG CGGCTCAGTCATCGGTCCAGTACCAACACGGTGCTCCAGCGCTGTACCAGGGACAAAGTGGCAGCCCGCCCCCCACAGGCCTTCCTCGAGTCACTCTCCCAGCCAATCCGCAGACAGCACCCGGCCGCCCCGCCGTCCCACTGGCACCGGGCGTACCGCAACAGCAGCAG gtgacCATTCAGGTGCAGGATGTGGAGCTGGGAGGAGGGGCACAGAGACCAGGCAGTTTCCTGTCCACACCGGGTGGACACAGAGTCCTCGGGAAGCAGCTCAGTGCAGACAACGCCGAGACGCACAG CCGCAGCCTCGGCCGTTTCACCTCCGCCTACGACCAGGCCCATTTCAATCCGCACCTCTTCTCCAGCGACGCTGCCTCTCGGGGCGCCTCCGGAGTCGTCGGCTCCTACAACCCCTACCTGCAGGCTGCCTCCCTGAAAGTCCCCGGCCTGGAGGGCTACCAGAGCGGGGCTGTGGGGACCGGCAGCTACGGGACCCCCTCCACACTACAGCAGGCCCTGCTCTCCCCGACTCCTTTGGACTACCGCCCCCCGCAGCAACACGTCACTCCCACCCTGCAGGGCCTCCTGTCTCCTCGGCATTCTCTGACGGGCCACGCGGACCCCAGGTTGCCCCCGCAGGACTTGGCTGCCCTCCTGAAGAGACAGAACCTCCGGCAGTGCCCTGCACCCCAGACCCCACCCAGCGGTGCAGCGCAGGAGTTTGGAGAAATGCTGCTCCTCCGCCAGCTGAGCCCGGGAGACACCCTGGAGCCCGCCGTGGCTCAGCCTGCCTCAGGGGGTCAACACTACCACCATCTCCTCCAAATACAGCCCCCAGAGGTTCAACAGCAGCCGCAGCACGTGACGCAGGCGCCATGTCCCAGTTTACCACACTCGGAGAGCATGGAAGAGGACGAGGCTCCTGCTGGATACCACCACCCGCATGAAGGCCTGCTGGCTAAAGCAGGAGACGCACATGAGCTCCTGGGGCCCCCCCGCGGTGGCACCCCACCTTACAACTCCCCTACACACAGGCACGGTGCTTACATAAGGAGTCCTCCTGCTTCAAGAG AATCTGAGCATGTAGAGTGCCGGCCCCAAGGACAGGCCATGGAAGTGCCTGATCACAACGGGCTGAACTATCAGCGAGGCCCCCAAAGCGAAGTCTATAGATCTAGAGGGCAGCTTCAGCGTCACCACACCATTCAGACCTGTGACGATGCCTAC GATCAGGCAGATCCCATGTCTGGTATGAGCCTCTTGGCAGGAAAGGCGCTCAGCTCGGCTCGCATGTCCGACATTCTCAGCCAGACGTCTCTGACTGGAAGCCAGCAGCTTCACCAGCGAGAGGAGTCAG tTTGCGATGTAGAAGGGGAGCTCCATGCTGCAGCCTGTTACCCGTCGTCCTGCACCAGTGACATGCTCCTCAGCTACAAACCCCCAGATCTGCAGTACAGCATGGAGCAGGCTGGCGTCTAG
- the sik3 gene encoding serine/threonine-protein kinase SIK3 homolog isoform X3, whose translation MRAAQGCLLFPQRGEKMAAVSSGGAAGSAAAAITHPARPTHAGMVSQNRAPPSSGINPNGRTTTATGCITNPGHTSATRPPPARVGHYEIERTIGKGNFAVVKLATHIITKAKVAIKIVDKTQLDDENLKKIFREVQIMKLLKHPHIIRLYQVMETEKMIYLVTEYASGGEIFDHLVAHGRMAEKDARKKFKQIVAAVHFCHCRNIVHRDLKAENLLLDHNLNIKIADFGFSNIFSRGQLLKTWCGSPPYAAPELFEGKEYDGPKVDIWSLGVVLYVLVCGALPFDGSTLQNLRARVLSGKFRIPFFMSTDCEYLIRHMLVLEPSRRLSMEQICKNKWMRQGDPDPDFDRLIAECEQVKTEREIELINEQVLMAMSEMGLDRERTIQSLQTDAYDHYSAIYSLLAERLKKHKTLRVAPPPPRSISYPLNAVQQTDQQGNPVGMTVPHVQLINPENQIVEPDGNMALDSDEGEEPSPEAMARYLSMRRHTVGVPDQRTEMQEELQKLPPGFPRGVIPQPPFPQLAPTMAQMHTLMPTQSLQPTQQLEYKEQSLLQPPTLQLLNGMGPLGRRASDGGANIQLHAQLLKRPRGPSPLVTSPHPNTAVAPVDEEGSDGEPDQEAVQRSTYKDCNTLHLPMERFSPVRRFSDGAASIQAFKAHLENSSLIKQLKQECEQLQKKYAAQQDERFLEHTQQQHILYQQEQQILHQQIQGLSLGHGESQPSHLTHQLQRLHIQPSSPPPTHPSNHLFRQPNQSSPPGSAGLMQGHAAQSSVQYQHGAPALYQGQSGSPPPTGLPRVTLPANPQTAPGRPAVPLAPGVPQQQQVTIQVQDVELGGGAQRPGSFLSTPGGHRVLGKQLSADNAETHSRSLGRFTSAYDQAHFNPHLFSSDAASRGASGVVGSYNPYLQAASLKVPGLEGYQSGAVGTGSYGTPSTLQQALLSPTPLDYRPPQQHVTPTLQGLLSPRHSLTGHADPRLPPQDLAALLKRQNLRQCPAPQTPPSGAAQEFGEMLLLRQLSPGDTLEPAVAQPASGGQHYHHLLQIQPPEVQQQPQHVTQAPCPSLPHSESMEEDEAPAGYHHPHEGLLAKAGDAHELLGPPRGGTPPYNSPTHRHGAYIRSPPASRESEHVECRPQGQAMEVPDHNGLNYQRGPQSEVYRSRGQLQRHHTIQTCDDAYDQADPMSGMSLLAGKALSSARMSDILSQTSLTGSQQLHQREESVCDVEGELHAAACYPSSCTSDMLLSYKPPDLQYSMEQAGV comes from the exons GTGGCTATAAAAATTGTGGATAAGACCCAGCTGGACGACGAAAACTTGAAAAAGATCTTCAGAGAGGTGCAAATCATGAAGTTGCTGAAGCACCCCCACATCATCCGCCTCTACCAG GTGATGGAGACAGAGAAGATGATCTATCTGGTAACAGAGTACGCGAGTGGGGGAGAGATATTCG ACCACCTGGTGGCCCACGGGCGCATGGCCGAAAAGGACGCCAGGAAGAAGTTCAAGCAGATTGTGGCAGCGGTCCACTTCTGTCACTGCCGCAACATTGTCCACAGAGACTTGAAGGCTGAGAATCTGTTACTGGACCACAACCTAAACATTAAAATCGCAG ATTTTGGCTTCAGCAACATATTTTCCCGAGGTCAGCTGTTGAAGACGTGGTGTGGCAGCCCTCCCTATGCTGCTCCAGAGCTTTTTGAGGGTAAAGAGTACGATGGACCCAAAGTAGATATATGG AGTTTAGGTGTGGTGTTATATGTGCTGGTGTGTGGCGCCTTACCCTTTGATGGCAGCACTCTCCAAAATTTGCGAGCGCGTGTCCTCAGTGGAAAGTTCCGCATCCCCTTTTTCATGTCCACAG ACTGTGAGTACTTAATTAGACACATGTTAGTTCTGGAGCCCAGCAGACGGTTGAGTATGGAGCAGATCTGTAAGAACAAGTGGATGAGACAAGGAGACCCAGACCCAGACTTCGACAGG TTGATAGCGGAGTGTGAGCAGGTGAAGACGGAGAGAGAGATAGAGCTAATCAATGAGCAGGTGCTGATGGCCATGTCTGAGATGGGCTTGGACCGAGAGCGCACAATTCAG TCCCTGCAAACAGATGCATATGATCACTACAGTGCCATCTACAGCCTGCTCGCGGAACGCCTCAAGAAACACAAGACGCTGCGTGTCGCACCGCCCCCGCCACGTTCCATTAGCTACCCTCTAAATGCCGTTCAG CAGACAGACCAACAAGGTAATCCTGTTGGCATGACCGTGCCCCATGTCCAGCTCATCAACCCAGAGAACCAAATTGTAGAG ccTGATGGTAACATGGCCCTGGACAGTGATGAAGGGGAGGAGCCGTCTCCAGAGGCAATGGCTCGCTACCTTTCAATGAGGCGGCACACTGTGGGGGTACCAGACCAAAG GACAGAGATGCAGGAAGAACTCCAAAAGCTTCCACCAGGTTTCCCTCGTGGTGTGATCCCTCAACCCCCCTTCCCCCAACTTGCCCCCACTATGGCCCAAATGCACACTCTCATGCCCACACAGAGCTTGCAGCCTACACAGCAGCTGGAGTACAAG GAGCAATCGCTGCTGCAGCCGCCTACCCTGCAGCTGCTCAATGGCATGGGGCCTCTGGGCCGAAGAGCTTCCGATGGCGGGGCCAACATTCAGCTGCACGCTCAGCTCCTGAAGAGGCCCAGAGGGCCCTCGCCGCTCGTCACCAGCCCG CATCCTAACACCGCTGTAGCTCCGGTGGATGAGGAGGGTTCAGATGGAGAGCCAGACCAAGAGGCGGTGCAGAG ATCCACCTATAAGGACTGTAACACCCTCCACCTCCCCATGGAGCGCTTCTCTCCTGTCAGACGCTTCTCTGATGGCGCCGCTTCCATCCAGGCCTTCAAGGCTCACCTGGAGAACAGCAGCCTCATAAAGCAGCTCAAGCAG GAGTGTGAGCAGCTCCAGAAGAAGTATGCTGCCCAGCAGGATGAACGCTTCCTTGAGCACacccagcagcagcacattCTGTACCAGCAAGAGCAACAAATCCTTCACCAGCAAATCCAG GGTCTGTCTTTAGGCCATGGAGAGAGCCAGCCCAGTCACTTAACCCACCAGCTCCAGAG GTTGCACATCCAGCCCTCCAGCCCTCCGCCAACACATCCCAGCAACCACCTCTTCAGACAACCCAATCAGAGTTCTCCGCCTGGCTCTGCAGGCCTAATGCAAGGGCATG CGGCTCAGTCATCGGTCCAGTACCAACACGGTGCTCCAGCGCTGTACCAGGGACAAAGTGGCAGCCCGCCCCCCACAGGCCTTCCTCGAGTCACTCTCCCAGCCAATCCGCAGACAGCACCCGGCCGCCCCGCCGTCCCACTGGCACCGGGCGTACCGCAACAGCAGCAG gtgacCATTCAGGTGCAGGATGTGGAGCTGGGAGGAGGGGCACAGAGACCAGGCAGTTTCCTGTCCACACCGGGTGGACACAGAGTCCTCGGGAAGCAGCTCAGTGCAGACAACGCCGAGACGCACAG CCGCAGCCTCGGCCGTTTCACCTCCGCCTACGACCAGGCCCATTTCAATCCGCACCTCTTCTCCAGCGACGCTGCCTCTCGGGGCGCCTCCGGAGTCGTCGGCTCCTACAACCCCTACCTGCAGGCTGCCTCCCTGAAAGTCCCCGGCCTGGAGGGCTACCAGAGCGGGGCTGTGGGGACCGGCAGCTACGGGACCCCCTCCACACTACAGCAGGCCCTGCTCTCCCCGACTCCTTTGGACTACCGCCCCCCGCAGCAACACGTCACTCCCACCCTGCAGGGCCTCCTGTCTCCTCGGCATTCTCTGACGGGCCACGCGGACCCCAGGTTGCCCCCGCAGGACTTGGCTGCCCTCCTGAAGAGACAGAACCTCCGGCAGTGCCCTGCACCCCAGACCCCACCCAGCGGTGCAGCGCAGGAGTTTGGAGAAATGCTGCTCCTCCGCCAGCTGAGCCCGGGAGACACCCTGGAGCCCGCCGTGGCTCAGCCTGCCTCAGGGGGTCAACACTACCACCATCTCCTCCAAATACAGCCCCCAGAGGTTCAACAGCAGCCGCAGCACGTGACGCAGGCGCCATGTCCCAGTTTACCACACTCGGAGAGCATGGAAGAGGACGAGGCTCCTGCTGGATACCACCACCCGCATGAAGGCCTGCTGGCTAAAGCAGGAGACGCACATGAGCTCCTGGGGCCCCCCCGCGGTGGCACCCCACCTTACAACTCCCCTACACACAGGCACGGTGCTTACATAAGGAGTCCTCCTGCTTCAAGAG AATCTGAGCATGTAGAGTGCCGGCCCCAAGGACAGGCCATGGAAGTGCCTGATCACAACGGGCTGAACTATCAGCGAGGCCCCCAAAGCGAAGTCTATAGATCTAGAGGGCAGCTTCAGCGTCACCACACCATTCAGACCTGTGACGATGCCTAC GATCAGGCAGATCCCATGTCTGGTATGAGCCTCTTGGCAGGAAAGGCGCTCAGCTCGGCTCGCATGTCCGACATTCTCAGCCAGACGTCTCTGACTGGAAGCCAGCAGCTTCACCAGCGAGAGGAGTCAG tTTGCGATGTAGAAGGGGAGCTCCATGCTGCAGCCTGTTACCCGTCGTCCTGCACCAGTGACATGCTCCTCAGCTACAAACCCCCAGATCTGCAGTACAGCATGGAGCAGGCTGGCGTCTAG
- the sik3 gene encoding serine/threonine-protein kinase SIK3 homolog isoform X2 gives MRAAQGCLLFPQRGEKMAAVSSGGAAGSAAAAITHPARPTHAGMVSQNRAPPSSGINPNGRTTTATGCITNPGHTSATRPPPARVGHYEIERTIGKGNFAVVKLATHIITKAKVAIKIVDKTQLDDENLKKIFREVQIMKLLKHPHIIRLYQVMETEKMIYLVTEYASGGEIFDHLVAHGRMAEKDARKKFKQIVAAVHFCHCRNIVHRDLKAENLLLDHNLNIKIADFGFSNIFSRGQLLKTWCGSPPYAAPELFEGKEYDGPKVDIWSLGVVLYVLVCGALPFDGSTLQNLRARVLSGKFRIPFFMSTDCEYLIRHMLVLEPSRRLSMEQICKNKWMRQGDPDPDFDRLIAECEQVKTEREIELINEQVLMAMSEMGLDRERTIQSLQTDAYDHYSAIYSLLAERLKKHKTLRVAPPPPRSISYPLNAVQTDQQGNPVGMTVPHVQLINPENQIVEPDGNMALDSDEGEEPSPEAMARYLSMRRHTVGVPDQRTEMQEELQKLPPGFPRGVIPQPPFPQLAPTMAQMHTLMPTQSLQPTQQLEYKEQSLLQPPTLQLLNGMGPLGRRASDGGANIQLHAQLLKRPRGPSPLVTSPHPNTAVAPVDEEGSDGEPDQEAVQRYLANRSKRHTTHVLPSTSHGEPSTESQRPQGPRQRAGWVPDTYARSTYKDCNTLHLPMERFSPVRRFSDGAASIQAFKAHLENSSLIKQLKQECEQLQKKYAAQQDERFLEHTQQQHILYQQEQQILHQQIQGLSLGHGESQPSHLTHQLQRLHIQPSSPPPTHPSNHLFRQPNQSSPPGSAGLMQGHAAQSSVQYQHGAPALYQGQSGSPPPTGLPRVTLPANPQTAPGRPAVPLAPGVPQQQQVTIQVQDVELGGGAQRPGSFLSTPGGHRVLGKQLSADNAETHSRSLGRFTSAYDQAHFNPHLFSSDAASRGASGVVGSYNPYLQAASLKVPGLEGYQSGAVGTGSYGTPSTLQQALLSPTPLDYRPPQQHVTPTLQGLLSPRHSLTGHADPRLPPQDLAALLKRQNLRQCPAPQTPPSGAAQEFGEMLLLRQLSPGDTLEPAVAQPASGGQHYHHLLQIQPPEVQQQPQHVTQAPCPSLPHSESMEEDEAPAGYHHPHEGLLAKAGDAHELLGPPRGGTPPYNSPTHRHGAYIRSPPASRESEHVECRPQGQAMEVPDHNGLNYQRGPQSEVYRSRGQLQRHHTIQTCDDAYDQADPMSGMSLLAGKALSSARMSDILSQTSLTGSQQLHQREESVCDVEGELHAAACYPSSCTSDMLLSYKPPDLQYSMEQAGV, from the exons GTGGCTATAAAAATTGTGGATAAGACCCAGCTGGACGACGAAAACTTGAAAAAGATCTTCAGAGAGGTGCAAATCATGAAGTTGCTGAAGCACCCCCACATCATCCGCCTCTACCAG GTGATGGAGACAGAGAAGATGATCTATCTGGTAACAGAGTACGCGAGTGGGGGAGAGATATTCG ACCACCTGGTGGCCCACGGGCGCATGGCCGAAAAGGACGCCAGGAAGAAGTTCAAGCAGATTGTGGCAGCGGTCCACTTCTGTCACTGCCGCAACATTGTCCACAGAGACTTGAAGGCTGAGAATCTGTTACTGGACCACAACCTAAACATTAAAATCGCAG ATTTTGGCTTCAGCAACATATTTTCCCGAGGTCAGCTGTTGAAGACGTGGTGTGGCAGCCCTCCCTATGCTGCTCCAGAGCTTTTTGAGGGTAAAGAGTACGATGGACCCAAAGTAGATATATGG AGTTTAGGTGTGGTGTTATATGTGCTGGTGTGTGGCGCCTTACCCTTTGATGGCAGCACTCTCCAAAATTTGCGAGCGCGTGTCCTCAGTGGAAAGTTCCGCATCCCCTTTTTCATGTCCACAG ACTGTGAGTACTTAATTAGACACATGTTAGTTCTGGAGCCCAGCAGACGGTTGAGTATGGAGCAGATCTGTAAGAACAAGTGGATGAGACAAGGAGACCCAGACCCAGACTTCGACAGG TTGATAGCGGAGTGTGAGCAGGTGAAGACGGAGAGAGAGATAGAGCTAATCAATGAGCAGGTGCTGATGGCCATGTCTGAGATGGGCTTGGACCGAGAGCGCACAATTCAG TCCCTGCAAACAGATGCATATGATCACTACAGTGCCATCTACAGCCTGCTCGCGGAACGCCTCAAGAAACACAAGACGCTGCGTGTCGCACCGCCCCCGCCACGTTCCATTAGCTACCCTCTAAATGCCGTTCAG ACAGACCAACAAGGTAATCCTGTTGGCATGACCGTGCCCCATGTCCAGCTCATCAACCCAGAGAACCAAATTGTAGAG ccTGATGGTAACATGGCCCTGGACAGTGATGAAGGGGAGGAGCCGTCTCCAGAGGCAATGGCTCGCTACCTTTCAATGAGGCGGCACACTGTGGGGGTACCAGACCAAAG GACAGAGATGCAGGAAGAACTCCAAAAGCTTCCACCAGGTTTCCCTCGTGGTGTGATCCCTCAACCCCCCTTCCCCCAACTTGCCCCCACTATGGCCCAAATGCACACTCTCATGCCCACACAGAGCTTGCAGCCTACACAGCAGCTGGAGTACAAG GAGCAATCGCTGCTGCAGCCGCCTACCCTGCAGCTGCTCAATGGCATGGGGCCTCTGGGCCGAAGAGCTTCCGATGGCGGGGCCAACATTCAGCTGCACGCTCAGCTCCTGAAGAGGCCCAGAGGGCCCTCGCCGCTCGTCACCAGCCCG CATCCTAACACCGCTGTAGCTCCGGTGGATGAGGAGGGTTCAGATGGAGAGCCAGACCAAGAGGCGGTGCAGAG GTACCTGGCGAACCGCTCCAAGCGGCACACGACGCACGTGCTCCCAAGCACATCGCATGGCGAGCCCTCGACAGAGTCACAGCGGCCCCAGGGCCCCCGCCAGAGGGCCGGCTGGGTGCCTGACACATACGCCCG ATCCACCTATAAGGACTGTAACACCCTCCACCTCCCCATGGAGCGCTTCTCTCCTGTCAGACGCTTCTCTGATGGCGCCGCTTCCATCCAGGCCTTCAAGGCTCACCTGGAGAACAGCAGCCTCATAAAGCAGCTCAAGCAG GAGTGTGAGCAGCTCCAGAAGAAGTATGCTGCCCAGCAGGATGAACGCTTCCTTGAGCACacccagcagcagcacattCTGTACCAGCAAGAGCAACAAATCCTTCACCAGCAAATCCAG GGTCTGTCTTTAGGCCATGGAGAGAGCCAGCCCAGTCACTTAACCCACCAGCTCCAGAG GTTGCACATCCAGCCCTCCAGCCCTCCGCCAACACATCCCAGCAACCACCTCTTCAGACAACCCAATCAGAGTTCTCCGCCTGGCTCTGCAGGCCTAATGCAAGGGCATG CGGCTCAGTCATCGGTCCAGTACCAACACGGTGCTCCAGCGCTGTACCAGGGACAAAGTGGCAGCCCGCCCCCCACAGGCCTTCCTCGAGTCACTCTCCCAGCCAATCCGCAGACAGCACCCGGCCGCCCCGCCGTCCCACTGGCACCGGGCGTACCGCAACAGCAGCAG gtgacCATTCAGGTGCAGGATGTGGAGCTGGGAGGAGGGGCACAGAGACCAGGCAGTTTCCTGTCCACACCGGGTGGACACAGAGTCCTCGGGAAGCAGCTCAGTGCAGACAACGCCGAGACGCACAG CCGCAGCCTCGGCCGTTTCACCTCCGCCTACGACCAGGCCCATTTCAATCCGCACCTCTTCTCCAGCGACGCTGCCTCTCGGGGCGCCTCCGGAGTCGTCGGCTCCTACAACCCCTACCTGCAGGCTGCCTCCCTGAAAGTCCCCGGCCTGGAGGGCTACCAGAGCGGGGCTGTGGGGACCGGCAGCTACGGGACCCCCTCCACACTACAGCAGGCCCTGCTCTCCCCGACTCCTTTGGACTACCGCCCCCCGCAGCAACACGTCACTCCCACCCTGCAGGGCCTCCTGTCTCCTCGGCATTCTCTGACGGGCCACGCGGACCCCAGGTTGCCCCCGCAGGACTTGGCTGCCCTCCTGAAGAGACAGAACCTCCGGCAGTGCCCTGCACCCCAGACCCCACCCAGCGGTGCAGCGCAGGAGTTTGGAGAAATGCTGCTCCTCCGCCAGCTGAGCCCGGGAGACACCCTGGAGCCCGCCGTGGCTCAGCCTGCCTCAGGGGGTCAACACTACCACCATCTCCTCCAAATACAGCCCCCAGAGGTTCAACAGCAGCCGCAGCACGTGACGCAGGCGCCATGTCCCAGTTTACCACACTCGGAGAGCATGGAAGAGGACGAGGCTCCTGCTGGATACCACCACCCGCATGAAGGCCTGCTGGCTAAAGCAGGAGACGCACATGAGCTCCTGGGGCCCCCCCGCGGTGGCACCCCACCTTACAACTCCCCTACACACAGGCACGGTGCTTACATAAGGAGTCCTCCTGCTTCAAGAG AATCTGAGCATGTAGAGTGCCGGCCCCAAGGACAGGCCATGGAAGTGCCTGATCACAACGGGCTGAACTATCAGCGAGGCCCCCAAAGCGAAGTCTATAGATCTAGAGGGCAGCTTCAGCGTCACCACACCATTCAGACCTGTGACGATGCCTAC GATCAGGCAGATCCCATGTCTGGTATGAGCCTCTTGGCAGGAAAGGCGCTCAGCTCGGCTCGCATGTCCGACATTCTCAGCCAGACGTCTCTGACTGGAAGCCAGCAGCTTCACCAGCGAGAGGAGTCAG tTTGCGATGTAGAAGGGGAGCTCCATGCTGCAGCCTGTTACCCGTCGTCCTGCACCAGTGACATGCTCCTCAGCTACAAACCCCCAGATCTGCAGTACAGCATGGAGCAGGCTGGCGTCTAG